A stretch of the Polaribacter pacificus genome encodes the following:
- a CDS encoding DinB family protein, whose product MNKDQIVAILEEKHVHLFEHIAQCSDKEWNDGPSEKWTFGQHVLHLSESLTLLNKALSYPKFILKYKFGIANRPLRDYDEIVLRYKEKLAANKDRAKQFNSKLSMPSAQEKEKLVRILQLQKNKLQKTTLKWKDKDLDRLLIPHPLMGRMPVREIIMWTAHHTEHHTQILKNKYS is encoded by the coding sequence ATGAATAAAGATCAAATTGTTGCAATTTTAGAAGAGAAACACGTACATTTATTTGAACATATAGCGCAATGCTCTGATAAGGAATGGAATGATGGCCCCTCAGAAAAATGGACTTTTGGCCAGCATGTTTTACATCTCTCAGAGTCTCTTACTTTATTAAATAAAGCTTTAAGTTACCCTAAGTTTATATTGAAATACAAATTTGGAATAGCAAATAGACCTCTTAGAGACTATGATGAAATTGTGCTGCGTTACAAAGAAAAATTAGCGGCTAATAAAGATCGTGCTAAACAGTTTAACAGCAAATTAAGCATGCCATCTGCTCAGGAAAAAGAGAAATTAGTTAGAATTCTTCAATTACAAAAGAACAAACTCCAAAAAACAACCCTAAAATGGAAAGACAAAGATTTGGATCGTTTGCTAATCCCACATCCATTAATGGGTAGAATGCCAGTAAGAGAAATTATTATGTGGACAGCACATCATACAGAACATCATACCCAAATATTAAAAAATAAATATTCGTGA
- a CDS encoding sensor histidine kinase, translating into MKKHLLLISLGLLISCLIAYYLIESDADQLEFFTLSTFIYVGTTGVINAYVLYFVTKFLDRFFPWHTQTGTRLLIGVLVDFSLVSFISFLAFYGYHSVELSLDEITEAYQQVFIKFAIVLLMVILLYAVIYFALYSYYMYTNLQIEKVKQDRKQIDLQLTALKNQLSPHFLFNSLNTISSLAYQNTDKAALFIRKLAVMYQYTIKSYHKTLISLAEELDFVNSYVYLISTRFEDKFSININLPKEILQSRIPPLTLQMLIENAVKHNSMNVNQKLEINLYFQNNKICVQNSITQKPLQVSSFQIGLKNINARYLLLAKKGISTTNGANFIVKLPLIQ; encoded by the coding sequence TTGAAAAAGCATCTTCTACTAATTTCTCTAGGACTACTAATTAGCTGCCTAATTGCTTATTATTTAATAGAGAGCGATGCAGATCAATTAGAATTTTTTACGCTAAGTACTTTTATTTATGTTGGAACTACTGGTGTAATCAATGCCTATGTATTGTATTTTGTTACTAAGTTCTTAGATCGATTTTTTCCTTGGCATACACAAACAGGAACTCGATTACTTATTGGGGTTCTTGTAGATTTTAGTCTGGTATCTTTTATTAGTTTTCTTGCCTTTTATGGCTATCATTCTGTAGAACTTTCTTTGGATGAAATAACAGAAGCGTATCAGCAAGTTTTTATCAAATTTGCTATCGTATTGTTGATGGTGATCTTACTCTATGCGGTAATTTATTTTGCGCTGTATTCATATTATATGTACACCAATCTTCAAATAGAAAAGGTAAAACAAGATCGAAAACAAATTGATCTTCAGTTGACTGCCTTAAAAAACCAACTGAGTCCTCATTTTTTATTCAATAGTTTAAATACGATATCTTCATTGGCATACCAAAATACAGACAAAGCAGCCCTTTTTATACGAAAGCTTGCTGTGATGTATCAATATACAATCAAAAGCTATCATAAAACATTAATTTCTTTGGCAGAAGAATTGGATTTTGTCAATTCTTATGTCTATTTGATAAGCACGCGTTTTGAAGATAAATTTTCTATCAATATTAATTTACCTAAAGAAATCTTGCAAAGTCGTATACCACCATTAACCTTGCAAATGCTCATAGAGAATGCTGTAAAACACAATAGCATGAATGTCAATCAAAAATTAGAAATTAATCTCTATTTTCAAAACAATAAGATCTGTGTTCAAAATTCGATTACTCAAAAACCACTGCAGGTAAGTTCATTTCAGATTGGTTTAAAAAATATTAACGCAAGATATTTACTGCTCGCTAAAAAAGGAATCTCGACGACTAATGGTGCTAATTTTATTGTAAAGCTACCTCTCATTCAATGA
- a CDS encoding LytR/AlgR family response regulator transcription factor, protein MKVVLIEDEVLASEKLERYLEKYGSQISVVQKLTSISESVAWFLENHDYDLVFMDIQLIDGLSFEILNQVSIQKPIIFITAFDEYAIDAFKVNSIDYILKPITFTDISKALKKLKLMQSVLISNEVIEKVTKEYSEKKVKDRFLVRLGNHIHAINTKDIALFYAEGRTVFLMTNQQKKYIIEYTLENLIEILDSRAFYRVNRTFIVGYNSIHDLIVYSNSRLKISLKITLDKEVIVSREKVSDFKKWLEGV, encoded by the coding sequence ATGAAAGTAGTACTTATAGAAGATGAAGTGTTGGCTAGTGAAAAATTAGAACGTTACTTAGAAAAGTATGGCAGTCAAATTTCTGTTGTTCAAAAACTCACAAGCATATCAGAATCTGTAGCTTGGTTTCTGGAAAACCATGACTATGATTTGGTTTTTATGGATATTCAATTAATAGATGGTCTGAGTTTTGAAATTTTAAATCAAGTTTCAATACAGAAACCCATCATCTTTATTACGGCCTTTGATGAGTATGCCATTGATGCTTTTAAGGTAAACAGTATCGACTATATCTTAAAGCCTATTACGTTTACAGACATCTCTAAAGCTTTAAAGAAGTTAAAATTAATGCAGTCGGTCTTAATTTCAAATGAGGTTATAGAAAAGGTAACGAAAGAATATTCAGAAAAAAAGGTTAAGGATCGGTTTTTGGTTCGACTAGGAAATCATATCCACGCAATAAATACTAAAGATATTGCATTGTTTTATGCAGAGGGTAGAACTGTTTTTTTAATGACCAATCAGCAAAAAAAATACATTATAGAATACACTTTAGAAAACCTAATTGAAATCCTTGATTCAAGAGCTTTTTATCGTGTTAATAGAACTTTTATCGTTGGGTATAATAGCATTCATGATTTGATAGTTTACAGCAATAGTAGGCTTAAAATAAGTCTAAAAATCACTCTTGATAAAGAGGTTATTGTCAGTCGAGAAAAAGTAAGTGATTTTAAAAAATGGCTAGAAGGGGTTTAG
- a CDS encoding M48 family metallopeptidase, with the protein MKRVIAIFLVSVLLAACSTVPITGRSRIIPVNDDQVLPASFAQYKGFLEENEKSKDIEKTNQIKNVGLKISAAVDRFMRTNKMTKEADSYKWEFNLIEDKTVNAWCLPGGKVVFYTGILPICANEDGIAAVMGHEVAHAFAKHGQERMRQGQIQALGGVAVALGTNGKSEQTQQIWSTVYGVGTGVGMLAYSREHESEADKLGLIFMIMAGYNGEEASEVWVRMSQQTGKSSQPEFLSTHPSNESRIKALKEYLPEAKKLAAKFNAVSLTKN; encoded by the coding sequence ATGAAGAGAGTAATAGCAATTTTTTTAGTTAGTGTTTTGTTGGCAGCATGTAGCACTGTACCAATCACAGGAAGATCAAGGATAATACCCGTAAATGACGATCAGGTTTTACCTGCAAGTTTTGCTCAGTATAAAGGGTTTTTAGAAGAGAATGAAAAATCTAAAGACATAGAAAAAACCAATCAAATAAAAAATGTTGGACTAAAAATCTCTGCAGCAGTAGATCGATTTATGAGAACCAATAAAATGACTAAGGAAGCAGACTCATATAAATGGGAGTTTAATCTAATTGAAGATAAAACTGTAAATGCTTGGTGTTTACCGGGAGGAAAAGTTGTTTTTTATACTGGAATTCTACCTATTTGTGCAAATGAGGATGGCATCGCTGCCGTTATGGGACATGAGGTTGCACACGCCTTTGCTAAACACGGTCAAGAGAGAATGAGACAAGGTCAGATCCAGGCATTAGGAGGGGTAGCTGTTGCTTTAGGGACCAACGGAAAGAGTGAGCAAACTCAGCAAATTTGGAGTACAGTTTACGGTGTAGGAACTGGAGTAGGAATGCTTGCATATAGTAGAGAACACGAGTCAGAAGCAGACAAATTAGGCTTAATTTTTATGATTATGGCAGGGTATAATGGAGAAGAGGCCTCAGAGGTTTGGGTTCGAATGAGTCAGCAAACAGGAAAGAGCAGTCAACCAGAATTTTTGAGTACACACCCTTCAAACGAAAGCAGAATCAAAGCCCTTAAGGAGTATTTACCAGAAGCTAAAAAGCTAGCAGCCAAATTTAATGCTGTGAGTTTGACGAAAAATTAA
- a CDS encoding thioredoxin family protein, with translation MKYISLIAVAVFLLGCNQKKNSTKTENFISIDQDYELALKTASKENKLLFIDFYTTWCAPCKEVDELVFQNDSIQQILKKDYVFLRYNAENDTVFHLSKKHHVSSYPTGLVLNSNGYVVNRKYGFPGDDFKSLSKSVLEFTTQSKELSKQAKFLDGYSNSISISKYPKFYIDYINRTNTKINPSELNAYWAKEQDVFSEEYFSTLIYFAREASNTISNTTLQNKKKYVALFGKTDVDILFYFLTSGKFNTAILEKDQLKYDEAIVFAKEALSKSWTDDILPSFEIDFLKAQNKWRTVFEINHQLKKEGKFSSGEINYFCWDVYQNCDDMEVVKKCLSWMQEVISEEPSYAFLDTYAFLMYKSGDKNETKKIVEVAIEAAIKENKKTEDLKKLLNKL, from the coding sequence ATGAAATATATATCTTTAATAGCAGTTGCAGTATTCTTGCTGGGTTGCAACCAGAAAAAAAACTCAACTAAAACTGAAAATTTTATTAGTATTGATCAGGATTATGAACTGGCATTAAAAACTGCTTCTAAAGAAAATAAACTACTCTTTATTGATTTTTACACCACCTGGTGTGCCCCTTGTAAAGAAGTCGATGAACTGGTTTTTCAAAATGATTCTATACAGCAAATTCTTAAGAAAGATTATGTGTTTTTGAGGTATAATGCAGAGAATGACACGGTTTTTCATTTGTCAAAAAAACATCATGTAAGTAGTTACCCCACAGGGCTTGTTCTAAATAGTAATGGTTATGTTGTTAATAGAAAATATGGTTTCCCCGGAGATGACTTTAAATCACTAAGCAAAAGCGTTCTAGAGTTTACTACACAGAGTAAAGAGTTGAGTAAGCAAGCTAAGTTCTTAGATGGATATTCAAACAGCATTTCTATTTCTAAGTACCCGAAATTTTACATCGATTATATCAATAGAACAAATACAAAAATTAACCCTTCAGAGCTTAATGCTTACTGGGCTAAAGAGCAAGATGTTTTTTCTGAAGAGTATTTTTCTACATTGATTTATTTTGCGAGAGAAGCCTCAAACACAATTTCTAATACAACCTTACAAAACAAAAAAAAGTACGTTGCTCTTTTTGGTAAGACGGATGTGGATATTTTGTTTTATTTTTTAACCTCAGGTAAATTTAATACAGCAATTTTAGAGAAAGACCAATTAAAGTACGATGAGGCAATAGTCTTTGCAAAAGAGGCGCTAAGTAAAAGTTGGACCGACGATATTTTACCTTCTTTTGAGATTGATTTTTTAAAGGCGCAAAACAAATGGAGAACTGTTTTTGAGATCAATCATCAATTGAAAAAAGAAGGGAAGTTTAGCAGTGGGGAAATCAATTATTTTTGTTGGGATGTCTATCAAAATTGCGATGATATGGAGGTTGTTAAAAAATGTCTTTCATGGATGCAAGAAGTAATCAGTGAAGAACCAAGTTATGCCTTTTTAGACACCTATGCCTTTTTGATGTACAAATCTGGAGATAAAAATGAAACCAAAAAGATTGTTGAAGTAGCTATTGAAGCTGCTATCAAGGAAAATAAAAAAACTGAAGACCTAAAAAAGCTCTTAAATAAACTTTAA
- the msrB gene encoding peptide-methionine (R)-S-oxide reductase MsrB — protein MKNSISLLFLVIFMSCNSNAQTVKIKKQTYPVQKTEAEWKAQLTELQYAVLRKSETERAFSSPLDKNYSPGTYVCAACNTAVYASEYKYDSGSGWPSFDRAIKNKVALDVDFEIGVARTELKCATCGSHLGHSFDDGPRATTGKRHCINGAALKFIPEKKS, from the coding sequence ATGAAAAATAGCATCTCACTTCTTTTTTTAGTCATTTTTATGAGCTGTAATAGCAATGCTCAAACTGTAAAGATCAAAAAACAGACTTATCCAGTCCAAAAAACCGAAGCAGAATGGAAAGCACAACTTACTGAATTGCAATATGCTGTTTTGAGAAAATCAGAAACAGAAAGAGCTTTTTCTAGCCCTTTAGACAAAAACTATAGCCCTGGAACTTATGTCTGTGCAGCTTGTAATACAGCAGTCTATGCCTCTGAGTATAAATATGATTCAGGTTCAGGCTGGCCGAGTTTTGATAGAGCTATTAAAAACAAGGTAGCTTTGGATGTTGATTTTGAAATAGGTGTGGCTAGGACAGAACTAAAATGTGCCACTTGCGGGAGTCATTTAGGACATTCTTTTGATGATGGACCTAGAGCAACCACAGGAAAAAGACACTGTATTAATGGCGCTGCGTTAAAGTTTATTCCGGAGAAAAAAAGCTAA
- a CDS encoding histidine kinase, translating into MKKLFIHKPFFRLLSPIFSGVICYLLVLLVNNNVGQLTEDFLGQELYFCILLSYAVQEFSRLLLQLFQKLPTIGGTLLTISVKCLVSLILSMVIITVFISVYYQLILGFSPSTEELLLFNSIFSSITFVYICLYISHQYLYKINSQKLAMELLRKKNIEEDFKQFKQEINPKLLFESLESLLVLLNENNDQVDDLIDQLAIIYRYILSNKTTELVTIEKELEVLNHFILLYNYLPYRKVVLNVSALTNFLIVPGSLLFVIEQVIRSVIISQHSKLLITIEQQAESIEVRYTPEDLLIAGFDAVNFVSLKKAYSIYSKNEIQIQELDNMRVISIPKLILKPN; encoded by the coding sequence ATGAAAAAACTATTTATACATAAACCGTTTTTTCGCCTGCTAAGTCCAATATTTAGTGGGGTCATTTGCTATTTGTTGGTGCTCTTAGTCAACAACAATGTAGGGCAGCTAACTGAGGACTTTTTAGGACAAGAGTTGTATTTCTGTATTCTGTTATCCTACGCGGTTCAAGAGTTTTCGAGACTTTTATTACAGTTGTTTCAAAAGCTACCCACTATTGGGGGCACCCTGTTAACTATTAGTGTTAAATGCCTAGTTTCTCTAATTTTGAGTATGGTTATTATTACTGTGTTTATTTCTGTGTATTACCAATTGATACTTGGATTTTCGCCTTCTACAGAAGAGTTACTACTCTTTAATAGTATTTTTTCTAGCATTACGTTTGTTTATATCTGCCTTTATATCAGTCATCAATACTTGTATAAAATCAATAGTCAAAAACTGGCAATGGAGTTGTTGAGAAAAAAGAATATTGAAGAAGATTTTAAACAGTTTAAGCAAGAAATAAACCCAAAACTGCTATTTGAAAGCCTTGAGTCTTTATTGGTTTTACTAAATGAAAACAATGATCAAGTTGATGATTTAATTGATCAACTGGCAATTATTTATCGATATATTTTAAGCAATAAAACAACAGAGTTGGTCACTATAGAAAAAGAATTAGAAGTCCTAAATCATTTTATATTGCTCTATAATTATCTACCCTATAGAAAGGTTGTTTTAAATGTATCTGCACTCACCAATTTTTTAATAGTGCCTGGAAGTTTACTTTTTGTAATAGAACAAGTCATTAGAAGTGTTATTATTTCTCAGCATTCAAAACTACTCATAACTATAGAACAACAAGCAGAATCTATAGAAGTGAGGTATACTCCAGAGGATTTGTTGATTGCAGGTTTTGATGCAGTTAATTTTGTCTCTTTAAAAAAAGCCTATAGTATTTACAGTAAAAATGAGATCCAGATACAAGAGCTAGACAATATGCGTGTGATATCAATTCCTAAACTAATTTTAAAGCCTAACTAA
- a CDS encoding MFS transporter, which translates to MLKKGSKKLINAWSFYDWANSVYSLVISTAVFPLYYSAITKDETVVFLGTEWAHPDSLYSYALSFSFLIVAMCSPILSGIADYTGNKKKFMQFFCYLGSISVMCLFFFKGVETIWVGIICSMLASIGFWGSLVFYNAYLPEVAYPEQQDAVSAKGFIYGYIGSVILLVINLIMIQMPDTFGITAGLASRISFVMVGLWWMGFAQVTFARLPANKTYQKPKKDYIWKGFKELKTVLAEIKDYPTLKRFLIAFFLLSVGVQTIILLATIFGSKELGLETISLIITVLLIQLVAIVGAAVFSRVSKRFGNLKALKITISIWIVVCFCAFLLHKDMPNVSLYFYGLGGLLGLVLGAIQSLTRSTYSKLLPETNDHATYFSFYDVTEKIAIVLGTFVFGFLIYLTDSMQWSVLCLGLFFLASLIIISTLKKTKYVR; encoded by the coding sequence ATGCTAAAAAAAGGGAGTAAAAAATTAATCAATGCTTGGTCTTTTTATGATTGGGCAAATTCTGTTTACTCACTAGTGATTAGTACTGCTGTTTTTCCGCTGTATTACAGTGCTATCACAAAAGATGAAACCGTTGTTTTTTTAGGAACTGAATGGGCACATCCTGATAGTTTATACAGTTATGCATTGTCTTTTTCATTTCTAATTGTGGCAATGTGCTCACCTATATTATCAGGAATTGCTGATTATACCGGAAACAAAAAGAAATTCATGCAATTTTTCTGCTACCTAGGGTCAATTTCGGTTATGTGTTTGTTCTTTTTTAAAGGTGTAGAAACTATTTGGGTCGGAATTATCTGTAGCATGTTGGCTAGTATTGGTTTTTGGGGAAGTTTGGTATTTTACAACGCTTATTTACCAGAGGTTGCCTATCCAGAACAACAAGATGCTGTGAGTGCAAAAGGATTTATTTATGGTTATATAGGTTCTGTTATTTTGTTGGTTATAAATCTAATAATGATCCAAATGCCAGATACTTTTGGAATCACCGCTGGCTTAGCCTCTCGAATTTCATTTGTCATGGTTGGTCTTTGGTGGATGGGCTTTGCTCAAGTTACCTTTGCAAGGTTACCCGCTAATAAAACCTACCAAAAACCAAAAAAAGATTATATCTGGAAAGGGTTTAAGGAGTTAAAGACCGTGCTTGCAGAAATTAAAGATTACCCTACATTAAAACGGTTTTTAATCGCTTTTTTCTTATTGAGTGTTGGTGTTCAGACAATTATCTTATTGGCAACTATTTTTGGATCAAAAGAATTGGGTTTAGAGACCATTAGCTTAATTATAACTGTTTTACTTATTCAACTAGTAGCAATTGTTGGGGCGGCTGTTTTTTCTAGAGTTTCTAAAAGATTCGGAAATTTAAAAGCCTTGAAAATTACCATTAGCATTTGGATCGTCGTTTGCTTTTGTGCCTTTTTATTGCATAAAGACATGCCAAATGTTTCTCTGTATTTTTATGGGTTAGGAGGGCTTTTAGGCCTTGTTTTAGGAGCTATTCAATCTTTAACTCGTTCTACCTACTCAAAGCTTTTACCAGAAACGAATGATCATGCTACCTATTTTAGTTTTTATGATGTTACAGAAAAAATTGCCATCGTCTTAGGAACTTTTGTCTTTGGGTTTTTAATTTATTTGACTGATTCTATGCAGTGGAGTGTTTTGTGTCTTGGGTTGTTCTTTTTGGCTTCTCTTATCATTATCAGCACTTTAAAAAAGACCAAATACGTACGCTAA
- the lon gene encoding endopeptidase La, whose protein sequence is MSKHKILGLDSLSLHNMLDEDSELIPLMTPEDEELINNEEVPGVLPILPLRNTVLFPGVVIPITAGRDASIQLIKDANAGDKIIGVVAQKNEEVENPTEQDIYKTGVVAQILRVLKMPDGNTTVIIQGKKRFEIDQIIETKPYLKATTKEIIENRDLDKTKEFIAIIDSIKELALQIIKANPMLPSEASFAIKNIQSSSFLVNFISSNMDLTVKEKQELLGQNDLKERALLTLKKLNKELQRLELKNDIQSKTRSDMDQQQREYYLHQQLKTIQEELGGVSNDEELEEMRLKSLTKKWSKEVADTFEKELGRLRRMNPQMAEYGVQRNYLELMLELPWGEYSEDKFDLKRAQKILDRDHFGLEKVKERIIEHLAVLKLRNDMKSPIICLYGPPGVGKTSLGKSVAESLGRKYVRMSLGGLRDEAEIRGHRKTYIGAMPGRLIQNLKKAGTANPVFVLDEIDKLSNSHQGDPSSAMLEVLDPEQNTEFYDNYLEVGFDLSKVLFIATANNLGEIPWALRDRMEIINVSGYTTEEKIEIAKRHLLPKQLKEHGLTKEHLKLGKAQIEKIIEGYTRESGVRGLEKQIAKVVRFAAKSIAMEDAYEIDLTNDDIEKILGPARLERDKYETNDVAGVVTGLAWTAVGGDILFIESILSKGKGSLSITGNLGKVMKESATIAMEYIKANAEDFGINPEVLEKYNVHIHVPEGATPKDGPSAGVTMLTSLVSVFTQRKVKNKLAMTGEITLRGKVLPVGGIKEKILAAKRANIKEIILCKENEKDILEIKESYLKGLTFHYVTDMSEVIQLALTKQKVKNAKKLA, encoded by the coding sequence ATGAGTAAACATAAAATTTTAGGATTAGACAGTTTGTCGCTTCACAATATGTTAGATGAAGATTCAGAGTTAATTCCATTAATGACACCCGAAGATGAGGAGTTAATTAATAATGAGGAAGTACCTGGTGTTTTGCCAATTCTACCTTTGAGAAACACAGTTTTGTTTCCAGGTGTAGTGATTCCAATTACAGCGGGTAGAGATGCTTCAATTCAATTAATTAAGGATGCCAACGCAGGTGATAAGATTATCGGTGTGGTTGCCCAAAAAAATGAAGAAGTAGAGAACCCGACAGAACAGGATATCTACAAAACGGGAGTTGTTGCACAGATTCTACGTGTTTTAAAAATGCCTGATGGTAATACAACTGTTATAATTCAAGGGAAGAAAAGATTTGAGATTGATCAAATTATTGAGACCAAACCTTATTTAAAGGCCACAACCAAAGAAATTATTGAAAACAGAGATTTAGACAAGACCAAAGAATTTATTGCGATCATTGATTCAATAAAAGAATTGGCCCTGCAAATAATCAAAGCCAATCCAATGTTGCCAAGTGAGGCTTCATTTGCCATTAAAAACATTCAAAGCAGTTCTTTTTTGGTGAATTTCATTTCTTCAAATATGGATTTGACTGTTAAGGAAAAGCAAGAATTGTTGGGGCAAAATGATTTAAAAGAACGTGCCTTGTTGACGCTTAAAAAATTGAATAAAGAGTTGCAGCGCTTAGAGCTTAAGAACGATATTCAATCGAAGACGCGTTCTGATATGGATCAACAGCAACGCGAATACTATCTACATCAGCAGCTAAAAACCATTCAAGAAGAATTAGGAGGTGTTTCTAACGATGAGGAGTTAGAAGAAATGCGTTTAAAATCTCTAACTAAAAAATGGAGTAAAGAGGTGGCTGATACTTTTGAGAAAGAATTAGGTCGTCTTAGAAGAATGAATCCGCAAATGGCAGAATATGGAGTTCAGAGAAATTATCTAGAACTGATGTTAGAATTGCCTTGGGGTGAGTATTCTGAAGATAAATTTGATTTAAAAAGAGCGCAAAAGATCTTAGATAGAGATCATTTTGGCTTGGAGAAAGTAAAAGAAAGAATCATAGAACATTTGGCAGTTTTAAAACTGAGAAATGATATGAAATCTCCTATTATTTGTTTGTATGGACCTCCTGGAGTAGGGAAAACATCTTTAGGGAAATCAGTTGCAGAATCATTAGGGAGAAAATATGTTAGAATGTCTCTTGGTGGTTTACGTGATGAAGCAGAAATCCGTGGACACAGAAAAACATATATCGGAGCAATGCCAGGTCGCTTGATTCAGAATTTGAAAAAAGCAGGAACTGCAAATCCAGTTTTTGTGTTGGATGAAATTGATAAATTGAGCAATAGTCATCAAGGAGACCCTTCTTCTGCTATGTTAGAGGTATTAGACCCTGAGCAAAATACTGAGTTTTACGATAACTATTTAGAGGTTGGTTTTGATCTTTCTAAAGTGTTGTTTATTGCTACAGCAAATAACTTAGGAGAGATTCCTTGGGCCCTAAGAGACAGAATGGAAATCATTAATGTTTCTGGTTATACTACCGAAGAAAAAATAGAGATTGCTAAAAGACATTTGCTGCCAAAACAATTAAAAGAACACGGGTTAACAAAAGAGCATTTAAAGCTTGGAAAAGCGCAGATTGAAAAGATTATTGAAGGGTACACGCGTGAATCTGGAGTTCGTGGTTTGGAAAAACAAATTGCAAAAGTAGTGCGTTTTGCTGCAAAATCTATTGCAATGGAGGACGCTTACGAAATTGACTTAACCAATGATGATATTGAAAAAATATTAGGGCCAGCAAGATTAGAACGCGATAAATACGAAACGAATGATGTTGCAGGAGTGGTTACAGGTTTAGCTTGGACCGCAGTTGGTGGAGATATTTTATTTATTGAGTCTATTTTATCGAAAGGTAAAGGAAGTCTAAGCATTACTGGAAATTTAGGAAAAGTGATGAAAGAATCTGCAACCATTGCGATGGAATACATCAAAGCAAATGCAGAAGATTTTGGAATAAATCCTGAGGTTTTAGAGAAGTACAACGTACATATTCACGTTCCAGAAGGTGCAACCCCAAAAGATGGGCCAAGTGCTGGAGTTACCATGTTAACCTCGTTGGTTTCTGTGTTTACTCAACGCAAAGTGAAAAATAAACTAGCGATGACTGGTGAAATTACTTTAAGAGGAAAAGTATTACCGGTTGGTGGTATCAAAGAAAAAATATTGGCTGCAAAAAGAGCGAATATTAAAGAAATCATTCTGTGTAAAGAAAACGAAAAGGACATCTTAGAGATCAAAGAATCTTATTTAAAAGGCCTGACCTTTCATTATGTTACTGATATGAGTGAAGTGATACAATTAGCACTTACAAAACAGAAAGTAAAAAATGCTAAGAAATTAGCTTAA